In one window of Candidatus Fonsibacter ubiquis DNA:
- a CDS encoding DUF2061 domain-containing protein, with the protein MAEFDSGFFNAIKKQLIGSSIARAIIYTIGHIIIAATCNVFITGSSLELAAVDALVEPIINGVWYYFLDKFWASKINNT; encoded by the coding sequence ATGGCTGAATTTGATAGCGGGTTCTTCAATGCAATAAAAAAACAATTAATCGGATCAAGCATTGCAAGAGCAATTATTTATACAATTGGGCACATTATTATTGCTGCAACTTGTAATGTTTTTATTACCGGCTCAAGTTTAGAACTTGCAGCAGTAGATGCTTTGGTTGAGCCAATAATTAATGGGGTGTGGTATTACTTTTTAGATAAATTTTGGGCGAGTAAAATCAATAACACTTAA
- a CDS encoding D-amino acid aminotransferase: protein MRQVYVNGDYKREDEAKVSIFDRGLLFSDSIYEVTSVINGKLIDFNHHMKRLDRSMTELKFKSFIKHNEILEFHRKLIELNNLKEGMVYTQVTRGVVDRSFDMPKEAIKPTVLAFTQEKKILESDAAKNGIKVMTLEDMRWKRNDIKTTQLLYASMAKSEATAKGFDDAWMLRQGNVTEGSSNNAWIVKGKIIMTRHSNNLILSGITREAVLKCAKDLGYEVVTKNFTLQDAQSANEAFVTSATALVTPVVKINTSQIGDGKPGNFVKALRAEYIKQALETAI from the coding sequence ATGAGACAAGTTTACGTTAATGGAGATTATAAAAGAGAGGATGAAGCCAAAGTTTCAATCTTTGATAGAGGTCTATTATTTTCAGATTCTATATATGAAGTAACCTCAGTAATTAATGGAAAATTAATTGATTTTAATCATCATATGAAAAGATTAGATCGCTCTATGACTGAATTAAAATTTAAAAGTTTCATTAAACATAATGAAATCTTGGAATTTCATAGAAAACTTATTGAATTAAATAATTTAAAAGAAGGAATGGTCTACACCCAGGTAACCCGAGGGGTTGTAGATAGAAGTTTTGATATGCCAAAAGAAGCCATCAAACCTACAGTGCTTGCTTTTACTCAAGAGAAAAAAATTTTAGAATCTGATGCTGCAAAAAATGGAATTAAAGTGATGACACTTGAAGATATGAGATGGAAAAGAAACGATATTAAGACTACACAATTATTATATGCAAGCATGGCAAAGTCTGAAGCCACAGCTAAAGGTTTTGATGATGCATGGATGTTAAGGCAGGGTAATGTAACCGAAGGCAGTTCTAACAATGCTTGGATAGTAAAAGGTAAAATTATTATGACAAGACATTCTAATAATTTAATTTTAAGCGGAATAACGAGAGAGGCTGTTTTAAAATGTGCAAAAGATTTAGGTTATGAGGTTGTAACTAAAAATTTTACATTACAAGATGCTCAGTCTGCAAATGAAGCCTTTGTAACATCAGCAACTGCCTTAGTAACTCCAGTTGTAAAAATTAATACAAGCCAAATCGGCGATGGAAAACCTGGTAATTTTGTTAAAGCTTTAAGAGCAGAGTATATAAAGCAGGCCTTAGAGACTGCAATTTAA
- a CDS encoding MFS transporter codes for MFKKVLSLPKTVWLIGCISLINDSASEMVYPLLPLYLSSVLLAGPKVLGIIEGIAEATSSLLRLVTGVIFDRTRKAKPWLVFGYGIAGISRPLIAFISSWPALLLIRFADRVGKGVRSSPRDALLANSTDKKNYGLVFGFHRAMDNAGAIIGPLIAALLVGIGISLQNIFLLALAPAILAVSLSLMIKEKKFKPIKNQKIKWSFQGMPKIFKKYLWAVAFFTLACSSDLFLLFRLKELGVENYQIPIIWAGVSLVTTVFCTPFSALSDKYGRLKFLALGWIAYILFYLFMAQANSLNFTIWILFGFYGLFKAATEGVERAFVADLTKINQRGTAFGWFNLVTGLMLFPASFIFGFLYESYGVQIAFLFSAISSIIALIILAGCRNKSV; via the coding sequence ATGTTTAAAAAAGTTTTATCACTTCCAAAAACTGTTTGGTTAATTGGATGCATCAGCCTTATTAATGACAGTGCGAGTGAAATGGTTTATCCGCTTCTTCCACTTTATTTATCAAGTGTATTATTAGCAGGTCCGAAAGTACTCGGAATAATTGAAGGTATTGCAGAAGCAACTTCTAGTTTGCTTAGATTAGTTACAGGAGTTATTTTTGATAGGACAAGGAAGGCAAAGCCGTGGTTAGTATTTGGTTATGGAATTGCAGGAATTAGCAGACCTTTAATTGCATTTATTAGTTCATGGCCAGCATTACTTCTTATTAGGTTTGCAGATCGAGTGGGTAAAGGAGTTAGATCATCCCCAAGAGATGCATTGCTTGCAAATAGTACCGATAAAAAAAACTATGGCTTAGTCTTTGGTTTTCATCGCGCCATGGATAATGCAGGCGCAATTATTGGACCATTGATCGCTGCACTATTAGTTGGCATCGGTATATCATTACAGAATATTTTTCTATTAGCACTAGCTCCTGCAATTTTAGCAGTTTCATTATCTTTAATGATTAAAGAAAAAAAATTTAAACCTATTAAAAATCAAAAAATTAAATGGTCATTTCAAGGAATGCCAAAAATTTTTAAAAAGTATTTATGGGCTGTTGCCTTTTTTACATTAGCATGTTCATCAGATTTATTTTTATTATTTAGATTGAAAGAGTTGGGTGTAGAAAATTATCAAATTCCTATAATATGGGCAGGGGTCTCTTTAGTAACCACAGTTTTTTGTACACCATTTTCTGCTCTTTCAGATAAATATGGAAGGCTTAAGTTTTTAGCATTAGGCTGGATTGCTTATATTTTATTTTATTTATTTATGGCCCAGGCAAATTCTTTAAATTTTACTATTTGGATTTTATTTGGGTTTTATGGATTATTTAAAGCAGCCACAGAAGGAGTAGAGCGAGCATTTGTTGCAGATCTTACCAAAATTAACCAACGTGGTACTGCATTTGGTTGGTTTAATCTGGTAACAGGCCTAATGTTATTTCCCGCTTCATTTATTTTTGGGTTCTTGTATGAAAGTTATGGTGTTCAAATTGCATTTTTATTCTCAGCTATTTCATCAATCATTGCACTTATTATTCTTGCAGGCTGCAGAAATAAGTCTGTTTAA
- a CDS encoding CidA/LrgA family protein has translation MLRAIFIIFFFQLLGEAIKKFFEMRIPGPVLGLILLLIVLIFLKRFKTVAITNLKEDVINTSNYILNYLSLLFVPIGVGVVMHLSYLENNLFKVLIIVFISTILTIGLTAFLMEKINKRINKK, from the coding sequence ATGCTACGTGCTATATTTATTATTTTCTTTTTCCAACTTTTAGGAGAAGCAATCAAAAAATTTTTTGAAATGCGAATTCCAGGTCCTGTATTAGGACTTATTCTTCTACTTATTGTATTAATATTTTTAAAAAGGTTTAAAACTGTAGCCATTACAAATTTAAAAGAAGATGTAATTAATACCTCAAATTATATCTTAAATTATCTTTCACTTTTATTTGTTCCAATTGGCGTTGGTGTTGTGATGCACCTTTCTTATTTGGAAAATAATCTTTTTAAAGTTCTAATTATTGTTTTTATATCTACTATTTTAACCATTGGTCTGACCGCATTTTTAATGGAAAAAATAAATAAACGAATTAATAAGAAATGA
- a CDS encoding LrgB family protein has protein sequence MIEKDKLYSIWVYLQAEPLFWLTLTIGSYLIGDYFYKKSKLFPLVNPVAISIFIVSLVLINLDISYERYFDGAKFIHFMLGPATVALAIPIYKQFKVIQKEALSISASLIAGSLFAIISTFILCEIFKIDDQVLFSMLPRSATAPIAMGIADLIGGIPSLTAIITILTGIMGASFGTFALDFLKLKDMSARGFGLGLASHGIGTARAMSRNETAGVFAALALGLNGIATAILVPLLFKLLNIF, from the coding sequence ATGATTGAGAAGGATAAGCTTTATAGTATTTGGGTTTATTTGCAGGCAGAACCATTATTTTGGTTAACCTTAACCATTGGTTCTTATTTAATAGGAGATTATTTTTATAAAAAATCAAAATTATTTCCGCTCGTAAATCCAGTTGCAATTTCAATATTTATTGTATCACTGGTCTTAATTAATCTTGATATTTCCTACGAGCGATATTTTGATGGCGCCAAATTTATTCATTTTATGTTAGGGCCAGCAACGGTAGCTCTTGCAATTCCAATTTATAAGCAATTCAAAGTCATTCAAAAAGAAGCTTTAAGTATTTCGGCCTCACTTATAGCTGGAAGTTTGTTTGCAATTATTTCAACTTTTATTTTATGTGAAATTTTTAAAATAGATGATCAGGTTTTATTTAGTATGCTTCCACGAAGTGCGACAGCTCCTATTGCTATGGGTATTGCGGATTTAATTGGGGGAATTCCATCGCTTACGGCCATTATAACAATCTTAACAGGAATTATGGGTGCTTCTTTTGGAACTTTTGCTTTAGATTTTTTAAAACTAAAAGATATGTCAGCAAGAGGTTTCGGATTAGGTCTGGCTTCGCATGGAATTGGAACTGCAAGAGCTATGAGCAGAAATGAAACAGCAGGAGTTTTTGCAGCTTTAGCGCTTGGTTTAAATGGTATTGCAACCGCAATATTAGTTCCGCTATTATTTAAGTTATTAAATATTTTTTAA
- a CDS encoding AzlD domain-containing protein, protein MLWTTLILAGLVTFFTRFSMIALLKKDYFSPRVKLVLSYVPSAVFPAIIFPAVFLNSTGQLVFFDNPKVLAALIAVLVGYLTESVIATILSGLAVLWLLIFFI, encoded by the coding sequence ATGCTTTGGACAACATTAATATTAGCAGGTCTTGTTACTTTTTTTACTCGTTTTTCAATGATTGCATTATTAAAAAAAGATTATTTTTCGCCACGTGTAAAATTAGTTTTAAGTTATGTCCCAAGCGCAGTCTTTCCAGCAATTATTTTTCCAGCTGTTTTTTTAAATTCTACAGGTCAGTTAGTATTTTTTGATAATCCAAAAGTTTTAGCTGCTTTAATTGCAGTATTAGTTGGCTATTTAACAGAAAGTGTAATTGCTACTATTCTATCTGGTCTTGCAGTTTTGTGGTTATTAATCTTTTTTATTTAA
- a CDS encoding cytochrome b: MGLKNSPDNYGLISKNLHWILAVLLLLNFFLGFIMGDLERGPLRSSLFHFHKSMGILLLGLIILRLLWRVINTTPIHLSNNQLIKRISKFVHYSFYLILLIVTFSGWIYSTARAGPVDVFGLFYMPAIVEKNDVIGQIAKDIHIYSVYIFISFVIIHIFASIYHHFFLKDKTLKRMWY; the protein is encoded by the coding sequence ATGGGTTTAAAAAACTCTCCAGATAATTATGGTCTTATAAGTAAGAATCTTCACTGGATTTTAGCAGTTCTACTTTTATTAAATTTTTTTTTGGGATTTATTATGGGAGATTTAGAAAGAGGCCCTTTACGATCATCCTTATTTCATTTTCATAAATCAATGGGAATACTATTGCTTGGACTAATTATTTTAAGATTATTGTGGAGGGTAATTAATACTACACCCATACATTTATCTAATAATCAACTTATTAAAAGAATTTCAAAATTTGTTCATTATTCATTTTATTTAATTTTATTAATAGTCACATTTAGTGGATGGATTTATTCAACTGCAAGAGCAGGTCCTGTTGATGTTTTTGGATTATTTTATATGCCTGCAATTGTAGAAAAAAATGACGTTATCGGTCAAATAGCAAAAGATATACATATTTATTCAGTTTATATTTTCATTTCTTTTGTGATCATTCATATTTTTGCAAGCATTTATCATCATTTTTTTTTAAAGGATAAAACCTTAAAGAGAATGTGGTATTGA
- a CDS encoding AzlC family ABC transporter permease, which yields MRTKFKIFILGCKDVIPLLIPVVPFGIIFGVVGIESGLGATITFLMSIIIFAGSSQLAFTQLFTSGATAPVIVSSVAIVNSRHFLYSAVIAQYLTKLKLFWKIILSYFLTDQAFIVSQKYFKQQPKNNLRHYHLLGSGFTLWFIWQLSTITGIVVGEVIPKELNLAFAVPLTFISLIIVDMKKLDHLIVAITSGIFAVIFFNLPLRTYIIVAAAAGILVAYGLTHTKLYRK from the coding sequence ATGAGAACAAAATTTAAAATTTTTATATTGGGATGCAAAGATGTCATTCCTTTATTGATCCCGGTAGTTCCCTTTGGAATTATTTTTGGTGTTGTTGGAATTGAGTCTGGATTGGGGGCGACGATTACTTTTTTAATGTCGATTATTATCTTTGCAGGATCATCACAACTGGCTTTTACTCAACTTTTTACCAGTGGTGCAACCGCTCCTGTTATTGTTAGTTCTGTTGCAATTGTAAATTCAAGACATTTTTTATACAGTGCAGTGATTGCTCAATATTTAACCAAATTGAAATTGTTTTGGAAAATAATTTTATCTTATTTTCTAACGGATCAAGCTTTTATTGTTTCTCAAAAATATTTTAAACAACAGCCAAAAAATAATCTTAGACATTATCATTTATTAGGCTCTGGATTTACACTTTGGTTTATTTGGCAACTTTCAACAATTACCGGGATTGTTGTAGGTGAAGTTATTCCAAAAGAATTAAATCTAGCTTTTGCAGTTCCTTTAACTTTCATTTCGCTAATTATTGTAGATATGAAAAAGTTAGATCATTTAATTGTTGCAATCACGTCAGGTATTTTTGCAGTAATTTTTTTTAATTTACCTCTTAGAACTTATATAATTGTTGCTGCGGCTGCTGGAATTTTAGTTGCTTACGGATTAACTCATACAAAACTTTATAGAAAATAA